The DNA segment AAAACTGCTTGATGTGTAAtgattaatatattatcttgCCTCTCCAGTTCCATTATAATAGGCTCTAATCTAATCACAACATCTCTATATGATTCACCACCTCTATATCtatattcatatttgtCGTCATCTCTAGCTTTAAAATCATCCGGATATTTATCTTCTATCTCTTCATAAGTCATACCATCACATATACCAGCATCCAATTCATCCAATGCCTTCCACTGCAATTTCTTGTATGCTAAATATTGTGCAGTCTCATGAGTTCTCTTTAGTGTCGATGTCCATACTGTTAAATTTGCATCTCCTGCATTAGCTGTAACTAACTCTGGTAATTTCTGAGCATACTTAAGTCCTCTCTCTGATAAACACGAATCCCCTCCAATTTTTTGTTCCACATTGTACACAGATTCCCCATGTCTGGATAAATATATGCACCGAGGCTTCAAATGTAAATTCATGACATAAAATGCTATTCTACTTTCTGAATATGTCTTTATCCTATTAATAATTGCCTCTTGTGCACCGTTAACCAGTTTTATAAAGGTTAAATCCCCGTCAAGTTCAGAAGTCATGGTTTCATAATtcttttcatatttttgtaattttaatagtatatttttaatagcCATTTCTGGATCCTGTTCTGAATAATCTGGTGAAACCTTTCTAACTTCATTGATGTTACGTAATATAAAGCTTTCATCATCAGAATAACTTTCGATAAACATAggttcaattttattagctttcaatatttcacAAATACCGGCTCTTCTCTCTCTAGTTGAATTGGTAGCATCCAATACAGCCACTACACCATCTTCTTCGCTAAAccattttaaaatatctttgatAGCATTATTTTCTGCTTGCTTCCTTATGacaaaataattatcatTGTCCATATCAAAAAAGTCTGGTGTTGGTTTCAGGGCACCTGCCTCTCTCCTATATTGACCAACATTGAACGATTTTGCATTTACCGATATCCATGATAGAAATCTTATAATCTTTTGGGCAATAAATGATTTACCCCTGGCAGGTAAACCTACCATGACAACACAAATTCTAGCATCCTCTGCACTTGTGATAGTTCGAACTGATTTAGGCATTTTTGTTTTCCAATTTGAAccttataatattttattccTCTTGACTAAAAATTCTTAAATgcaatataataatttaaatgtgTTCTGAACTATTAAATCAAAGAATATCAAAGTTGTGACTTCTTATGTAAAGTAAACTCCTTATGAAACAGACTAAGTTAACCCAATTTCTTATTGTTAGCGGTAATTTAACTAATAGTGATACTATATGGTTTCTAAGTGACAGTTTTGTGATGAATAATAACTCTCGACTAAGTAGTTATATGAtaaaaaaggaaaaaagaaattatgCAGGTTGTAGATTAAATAGACAAAAATAAACTagtattaataatgattatttGATACTTGCAGcacaaataaattaaatttgatcTATGTTATCAAATATGGTGTGGACGGTATTCAATTTAACTTTTCTACTCTTTCTGTGTTTCAATTTgtcatataatttaatgatgTTATCACAAGTTCCTTTCCTATGCAGTTTTAATTCTTATAATTGTCTTTTATAAAAACATCCCTTTACGCCGAGAGTTCCTCATTTCTTAATGTGTTGTCTtcaatttaatatcattgaaCGTCACGTGATTTTGATCAAACTAGCGGCACTAAATAtgttaatttatataataattaatataacCATCAAACTTCGTTTAGAGAAggtattattaattaacaGTTAAATGTTTATAGAATTATaagatttatttgtttgtttCTGAGATTCAATGTATTTTAATATCCTCGTAAACTGACTAATTGggatatatattttgtcCTGGATTGATAATTCTTTAACaggtttaatattattgtgGTCAATGTGcttgttattattattcacaTCGTCGGAACTATTTACATCATTAATCGACGTAATTGGAATGTAGGAATTCCCAATACCCATAACCCATAATCCAATTTTATCAGCTCCGAGTTCACCATTCCTTTCAACATTAGCAAATTGGGTTGTAGTCATTTCTAATTCCAACGACTGTATAGTGTTCTGTATCAACGATATTAgttgatttatataattgaatCCAATGTGggtttcatttttttcgTCAGTatcataataatataaacaaatttctaaaatttcTAACATTATTTGACTGCTCATTATATTATCCATTACCGAATCAGCTAATCTTAATGATTTTTGTAAACATTCCAATATTCTCTTTCCATCTTTAAAAAACTTATTATTAGACTTGATTTTGTCGGAGCTCATTATAGTCACTGATTTGCACCACCATAGATATGAGCAGCTGGAAATAGCACAACTTTGAGtttgttttttcaataacttGGATGCATCGACTACACATCTGATTGCTAAATCTTCATATactttatcttcattatttaaagatttagTTTTTTGCAATGATTGTATCAAAACCTTCAGTAAACTTATCTGGTCAAAGGATTTGTTGATAATCTTCTCTTCAAGTAATTCAAAAGCTTgtaaaaagaaatcattTGAAATGTCAACTAACATGAATTGATCCGCCAATGTTGCCGTATTTAAATACAATTTGTAGGCCATTTCGATTGAATCTTTGTCATCTTCCTTCGCTACCATTAAAATATCTCCTAAACATCTAGAAATATGTCGAAATAGCTGCTTTGATAAATTGTTATAATGTTGGCAGAAATCTGCGTTGGAGGAATACTTTCTCTCGATTACCTGGCATACCCTTACCAACTTCCATAGCTGATTTATAATTGATGGATAAACATTTACAATGAAATCATGATTGGAGTCATATAtccaattttttatctttaaagtaatttcaaaagaattattaaaggtACCGGACTTAAATGacataaaaataaaatttattacctTAGGAATAATATCTTTGGCGGCATCAATGTAATTTCCTTCTGAATCATCAAGCATGATTTTTGAGATTTTGAGTAAAGATTCGACTTgtgatgaagaagatatcGTCAATTgagaatttgaatttacaACATTTGACAGCAAAGTTCCTATTATCTGTCCTTTAATTTCACGTGGTTGTAATTGCAGTAAATCGTAATACCATTTCGATGAAGAAGTTAAAACcttgaaataaaatttttcgTTGCATTTGACTCTTTTCAAATTAGAGAAAATcaagaaatcaaaaagaAGCTTGTGTTCTTCTTTCCCAATCTCAACATTACTGCCCTTTAGTTTTTTGTACAATAACTCAAAGTAACCATTTATGTTGTCtactttttcttcatctaCAGAGATATCCATAATGTTATTCAATAACGGTATGAAATCAGATAAAGGTAAAGAAGGTATTTTCTTGTTCAATTCATTTAGATAGTCCCAAAACACTTTAGTGtattcaattaattgaatgttaaatttttctatccctttatttattcttccaattaaataatcgaCTATCTCACTAATAGATAAATCATGATTCAAAAGCAGAGTTGTTTCTAATAAAGATTCTATTGTATCCAAGTGAAAGCTAACTGGAAATACCTCCAAAATAACTTGgaagatatatttttgagCCATTACATCATTACATTTAATCAATTGCTGGTTCAATACAGGTAAAATATCTGATTTGTATTTCTCAATGTCACTATTCAATACGTTtgataattgtaataattgTAAACCAATAATAGCTCTAATATGTTCCCTATCTTTAATGTGTTGGATTCTCTCTTTTAGAAACCCTTGAAACTGTAACCTTATCCAGAGTTTATTACATTCGATAAAATTGGTCATTATAAAATCGCATTTGAAGCTTAAATCTACTTCTTTGAATTCTTCTGTGAGAAATACAGGggtaatattattagaaatgTAATATCTCAAAAATATACCTCTTATTGGATCTTGCTCACCTCTGGTCATTTCAGCTAAATCCTTAAGGATTTCAATTCTATATTCAGGGTTGGATTTCAAAAAACACTTACCTACAGTTATTAACAGATATAATCTAGGTAAAATATTTCCGGTATATTGGATAATCGTATAAACTTCATTTAAATCAACCTTGTTCGTTTTTTGAGCTTCAGTTAAATATCTCGAAAGTACAGATAAAcatttttcatcaattaaagTATAAAATTCGAAATATAGAGGTAGTGGTATATGGCTAGATCTCAGAATTTTCAAAGCTTTTGCACAATGTCTTATTGCTTCAATTAATAgatcattttttaatgctCTACTCACCAGAACACCTTGTTCCTTTATATCAAAGACAATCTCTTTTTTCGATACCATGTAGTTTATGCAATTAATTTGAAGTTATTGATCTGGATTACCTTATGAAACGAATAGTAGATGTAAAATTAACTCAAGGGCAAGTTTCAATGTTAGTCAGatatgttttattaaagCACAATGAACTATCTCCTATTTCATATAtgttataaaattatttgttaaagttaaattcttatttcaattttttgttaACCCTGAAATTTGAACTGGAGTGTgtaatttatcttttttacAATTCTAACGCCCATCtggaaaaataatatttaccTTTTGGTCACTTCCTGAGACTTAACGAATTTTAAcggaagaaaaaatattattaagaTCAATGTGGGAACATTCAGCACAAGAAGCGGCAATATACTTGGTTAAATTAAGTCGCACTAAACTACAATATAAAATGGTTTATTTCAAGAAGaaacattaaatatagTTAATTTTAAAGTTCATTATGACATACAATAGccttatataataaaactggatatattttgtaaatctTTATTacatatttctttttttaaaaaaatattgtaaaaaaCCCATAGGTGTTTAAATCAATCTTTCTTCGAATCTTAAATCATCTAATGGTGGTAAGCCAATTAATAATCTTAAAAAGTTTTCTAAAGCGGCTCTTTGTTTCATTAAACCATTTATTGGCTTAAAACCTGGTCTAGTTAATGGTGCCTTTAACCAGTAACTCAATAGGGTCAATACCGGATAGAATTGTTCGTAATCAGTAGCACCTTCAcctaattttttataagtAACTCTGGTACAAAATTCTGTCATAACTAACAAATCTATAATTAAAGGAGTAGCTAATAAAGAGTCTTCACACACGTTGTGAATTGAAATTCTGTTATGGCCACCTAGCATCAATTCACTGTAATATTCATCCATAGCAACCTTAGAATCGCCAACTgcatttaaatatttaatgacaATACAGTGATCAATAGTCTTACCaactttatcattaaataagATTTGATTGGATTCAATCATATCGTCACAAACACCTCTCTTTGAGATCtcttttgatttaaattGCATTGGAGAAGATAAGTTGAAACCATCATTGTTACCCAAATGATTATAAGAAGCAATGGATAACGGTTTAATACCGGCATCCACCAAAAATTGCGCTAAAACtgatttcatttttgtttgacctgatttaaaatcatcacCAGCAATGAATGAATGCTCTCTTTCAGCTAAGTCAATCACACCTGGCACAAATGTATTCTGTGGGGAACCATTAATGTAAGGTACACCTTCTAAAATAGAAGCGACAGCAAAAATAGTGGATGGAGAAACTTCACTATGATCATTTTTGATAGCGTTTAATAAGTTGTCAGCATTATCATTGACACCGGCTTCAATAGTAGAGTAACGTTCAGTGTTAGCCGTCCATAAAACAATGACTTTATCCAAGTTATTCTCTTTCTTGAAGTTTCTAATATCATCTCGAATTTGCTCAACGTGCGACCACTTGTTCTTTGTTAAACCATCCAAAGATAATGGATCTTTGTTACCTTCGGCTTCAGATTTTCTATTGAAACAGTGATTGGCTCTTTCATTTTGATTCAAAGCAATGAAGTCTGGATAGTAAATGGATTTTAGAGGTTTGATTTTTTCCATTTCATCCTTTAATTGCATTTGTAAGTCATGCTCTAAAACACATGCCCTTTGCATAGCTTCGAAACAATTTAAATCACTAATATCCCACCCAGTAATAACAAAATCATTTGGATTACTTAAAGGAAGAATATCAGTAAATGGAACATATATTTCGTCATTTGTCTTAGGATCAATACCTAACTTAATTGTAGATGATTGAGTAACAGAACCGTAATAGTTAGCTTTCTTCAAacctttaaaatttttcgAATAAAATTCAAGGTTGTTTTTATTTGCCAAAACCGACGCCAACAAAGTAGTACCATTATTACCACCTAAACCTACCAACATAATACCTAGCTTTGgtaaattcaaatcaaCATTAAATTCATAATCTTTCTTTACAGTGTCAACTATATAAGAATTTGTAGAGTCATTTTTAGTAACTAAATTACTAGTATAAGTATACTTTGATTTTAATGTATTTCCTTCAATGGTACATTTATCATTGttaacaataatttttggTTCGAAAGCAGGTAGTGTCATCTTATTATTACGATTAATCCTTTACCGTCGTTCTGTAATGATGTGTGATACTTTACTCTCTCAATGAAGATCtacaatatatacaatGGAATTGAAGTGGACTCAAAAGTAGttctattatatttattccaattaattgataaatatatatgctatttatattaatagttttaaacaatatatcattataaaataatttacaaCAAATATATCTCAAGGAGAAAATACTTTGAACTGCATGtgaaaattataattgatCTGTTACGTAAGATCCTTGTGTCTGATTTGAATAtggttattattttttaattattgttaatCATACcgtaattttatttatttatttactgACTGTTATACTTTTGAATTCACCTtcgaaaaattaatatttttgatttcatcGTTTCTACCTGAATTACTTCTTAATTTCATTCTCATTTTACTTTTACTCTTAATTCCAACAACCTTTAAAGTGTTGAATGAACACAAAACTGTATACATCATGACTGTTAAAGTTAGTCGAGATCCCGCAAAAGcgtttatataatttatttataaattacaTAAAGCTATATGTGTTATAAATGTGTGCGCTCTGTGACCGTTTCTATGAGAATGTgaaaattataatcaaaatattcaacaCTTTTTACTTTTTAAAAACACCTTAAACAAAGATTACCTTAAAAGGGTTCTTTTAAACTTTTTTGAGACACAGTCATTGCATTTATATGGCTTCGGCGGctaaaaaaagaaaaaaaacaactGCAACATTAAAACCGAGTTTGTTTTGTGATATTTTCGTGTCCTTCTTTCGTCTTTGTGACATTTTAATTCGCGGGTGACTGAAAAACACAAACAAGCAACCtgatttacaaaaataaattacgAGCGGGCTTATTAAGAGTTCTATGGCATgtgaaatttataaatgttcttctttttgaattatcaattcttttctatgattaaaacaataatcAGCGTAGAAAGGATAAATTATCCCTAGTTTATAAGTTTTATATCGTAcatgatatatattatgaTTCAAGTGTCATCACATACATTACACCCTTTTAGGAAAATTTCCAACAATTAAAAggattttcttcaattacCTCATTAAAACAtgattaatttaatttaatactCAAATGCCAGTACTAGTTTATTATCGTTCGATATTAACAAAGCTATATGTAGGAATCTAGAATTAATAGACTTTGTTTATTAAGAACAAGATAATAAACAATCTTATAAAAATCAGGTAGAAGacatatttattttgtgtttgttatatatttttattgagTTTCCTTTTTTCTTCTGCTGTTTTTTCTGAGgacaataaataaatcatgTACTCAGTTACCGATTTATTTAAAACCCGCTCTACGGaagtttatattttaatgtatTCTCTTTTCAAAAACGAATGATAGGTCGAGATATAATTTTCACATGCTCACTTTAGATCGGCtggtaataaatttataaagattaaaaatgaGTATAATAAcctttaatgaaatataattaaaagcATTAAtacgtatatatatgtatataacTTTATCTAACAAACTGTTCCTCTAGAAAAATGTTAAGATATCAATTGGCTCgaataattcattaataaaaacGTTCATTTCTTGGTCTTGATCCACATTAGAAGAACTATAACTAGTTATATTGTTAATGGTAATGTCCATATTATCTATTCCAAGATTCTCTATCTCTACGTTCAAAGGACCATTAGTATCTTTCTCCCCATTAATAATCTTCGTGTTTGATATTGGTCCACAactataatttaattttgcaTCATTATAAATcgttaaaaatatattgaatggATAAAACGATGAACATTCAGTCATATCTTTAACAGTATTCCTATAATACTCAATATCTCCTTCATACACTAATTTGTTTTCTGTTATAGTTAATAGTAATTCAGTCATGATCTTCTTATCATTTATATAAGGAAGTTTTTCAGTTAATAACATAGtatcattataataaaCGGCTGTGGTATTATGTTTTTCCgctttataatttaaataagcAATTATAAGTTCGAAATTTTTTGTGAAACTTTCTTTCTCACCATTGGATTTATTGGTACCAAACATTTTATAAGATATCTTCGCATTAAACATTGAACGAAATGAACGGTAGTAATCATATGCAAATTCATTGAAGTATAACGTGCATACtccaaaaaatatttttattagtgtatATCGATCACATATACATTTGTTACCGTTTTCAATATTGTCTTCGATTTTCTCTGGTAATCTGATAATTAAACATTGTAAAATGACGGAAATTactttattcaatataatttcaatgCATTTGTTAAGATAGAATTTAGTGTACttgaattttaaattcGTCTTCTGACCATGGAAGTAATTATAACATATGTTGATCATTTCTATCGCtagaataaataatttgttcattgtgtcattttttaatattatatcgTTGTTTAATTCAAACCAAATTAATTGACTGTAGGTAAAGTTCATGCGAAATTGTttgattaataaatttaattcaaaatctaATTCCTCACAGTTATTGATGTTGTAACGAACctcaatattttctatcaatattttaatattatttatcaattcttcaatttttttatagttTACTTTAGTGTAATTTTCATGAAGATAATTGTTCAGTTTAAATAAAAGAGTATCGACAGCCATCATTCTAAGATACCAACAGTTGTCGCCGTtctcttcaaatttatttaaaccAATTGAAGCTAAAATGTTATCGTTTAAAGAATATGAATTACCTATAGTGAATTCAACTCCAGTTAATAAAAGTGCTTTTCTGTCTAAATATAACACATATGcccatatttttttataaagtaaattgtatatatttcGATTAGTCAACCTCGGCCTGCAATCGTTATGAACTTTCATATAATCTGGatcatataatattatgtCCCACGATACACCAATTTCTTTACAATGGGAAACTATAAGTGAATGAAGAATCTGAGATTGTTCAAGTTCTTGGCCTTCCCCTAATTCTGGCGAAATCCAGTAATAGAATCGTAATAACAACAgattaattaattcaaaaagtGTACTCTTTCTTAATAGCttatttctaaatattAGAGCTGtaacaattgaaatatatttctcCATTCTCATTTCCAATATAgtattatcaatataatttcGGCGTTGTGATTCTCCTATATcagatgaattattattcgATTGTCCAATACTGTATTTAATAGAAATCTGACAAATCCTTGATATTAGTAATAcaatacaataaaatatatgatCAAACTGTTTAATACTAGCGCTTTTAGACCCAACCCTTTcgtataataatataacttCATCTTTAAGAATCTGACAATCAAGAACAGGTATCAACTTAAGAATATACTTCTCAAAGAAAGGTAAAATgatttcaatgaaatttaCTTTATTTGGCATATTGTTCTCCATAAATTCATTGAGATTTGAAAATCCATTTAAAATATCGTCATTGTCCCATTTTCGACTGGTACCATATTTatcaatcaaatttttatatataagcTGATGGTTCGTATAACTGGTTTTATTAGAAGATGTCATTCCTTCAAAAACGTCCATCTTGCTAAATGATTTTGGAAGGTCCTTTGAAGTCACTGATATTTCATTGACCTTTAAGTtatgtaaatttttatcataaTTTACAGCTGTGACAGTATTTTCTAGATTGTTTGAACCATTTTCAACTTGAAATTCTATAGAATCACTTTTTTGATTATCCTTTTTATATGCTTTAACCGTTTTTCTAACAATTATTGATCTAAATGTGGTAAAAATATCTGCATACCTATCCTGTCTTATCATTGACAAATTACTATAGATGGAGTGCTGGTGAAAGGAAGATCGTTTAAACACTGATGTTTTACCAAATGGAgccaaattcaaataagaGCGTTGTTCATTTGCATACCAACCCATTGTAGTTGACGTTTCTGTTGAAATATTGGTCAGGTCAGATAGCATATCCATGTCAGTTCCGTTCACGTTATCTGTGATATCATTCACATCATCATTCATTAAACTGTTAGAATCTTCTTCTCCTTTCTTAGAACTTACGTTATTAAAACCATATTCTGCTAACGCCGTCTCTGTATCTTGCTTTAATGAAACTTTGTGGATATACGTACATGTGTCATCTTTCCCTGTAGATTGACAAGTCCCACATGGTAGGTTTCTATCGCATTTagtcttcttctttttacAATTGGTACATACTACACTGATTCTATTCCTTCTTTTTGGATAAATTGGAAGCGTTTTATTAACATTGGacattctttaaattcttgATATCTTTATGGCGAGAATGTTTTGggattttgaataaaattacCCATGAAGGGATGATGTACTAGTTTAGGGGACTTGTAACTTACAGTTCTGGTAGCTATAATGCATATaactttttatatatagaacTTGATGTAAGCCATATTACAGTTAAAACCTTTAAttgttaaatataattcGATATCTGTATAACATATAAAGTTGCCGTATATAGtcatattatatattttggaaaaattgTGTAATCAATCGAAGAAGCacttgaaaaatgaaatattggTTACTGGAATATCGAGATGAGATGACTTGGGAtgtttaaaaaaacattagTAACTGTATCGTAATGATGATTATATCAAATTAGTAGTCTTATCAGTATATTGAAATAGTATTAGCTGTAGGAAAATACCAAGATCTATTTAAAGAGCAATGCATACCCGAATCGTTCCCTGGTCgagaaaagaagaattagatgATTTGAAGCAATGGTTTTTCCAAAAATGGTTAAATGAAGACGACGATGCATCTAACAAAATCACAGATATGCGTATAAGAGCTATCGAAAGAGTCAATAGTTATACTAGCAGGggttcaatatatttaccaCATGTAATTGCCACTACCTCACAGTTAACTgcttcaattttattagacgaaaaatttcaaaatcaagGCTCTACTTCTAATGAAATAAACGAGGAAACAGTAAGATTAAGTTATACAATGGCAATAATTAGATTTGTTAATGGTTTACTCGATCCTAGTCAGCAATCAGTGTTTGCAATCCCTTTACATGTTTTagcaaaaaaaatcaatctTCCGTCATGGTTAGTAGATCTTAGACATTGTGGTACACATGAGAGAGAATTAGTGAGTCTTGAAATGCTTCGAATGGCTTGTAAAGAGTCATTGAAATGGCTTTGGAATAATTACTGGAATGATGAACAACTAGATGAAGCTTCGAGTGATGAAGACATTGAAGAGAAAACACCTTTTTTTGGCATTGATGCTGAAGATTTAATAGACATCATTAATGTGTTAGTTAAAATCAAAGATCTGTTGATAGAAAATGTTTCTATTTGGGAAAGTCAAAATATGCAAGTGATAAGAAGCAAGAACTTTAGTGATGATCATGAATATAAGAACAAACAtggaaataaaaaaagaaaaagaaatgacATACCAGTTTCGGAGTTAATCAATAATTACATTTCAACTTTTAGAAATTTATGGAAGAAAAATACCAACAAACAGttattcatttatatttgtgtGAAACACTATGATTCTatcatttttgatattggTTTGAAGAGACTGCCTGAATTTGATTATGAACTGCTCAAATGGTTGATAGAGACTTTTTCGAATCCCGATCATTCTAAggttaaaaataatgtaatTGAATTACTTAGAGTTTTTAAATCATGGGATAAGTTAGACACCAAAGTATTGAAACcgttatttgaaaatataaattataaagcTATACCTTCAAGCTGGAGCAAATGGAAACTACTTATAGAAGCTCATCCTAATTATCTGTCATTATATACTTACCAATCGATGATCGCATTATTCAAGGATAGTAACATGAAAACGAAAAAGAAACATGTTAAAAAAGCCATTGCTGATCAAATAAACGCAATCTCGGAAACAATGGAAACATTTATAGGATCTTATAATGGTAAGTTCAAGAAAGCAGATGTAGAGAGTTTTTTTGAGGGAAGGCAAAAAGTTGAATCTAAGGTATCCGCATCCacaattatttcaaaaccTACTAAG comes from the Tetrapisispora phaffii CBS 4417 chromosome 1, complete genome genome and includes:
- the FBP26 gene encoding fructose-2,6-bisphosphatase (similar to Saccharomyces cerevisiae FBP26 (YJL155C); ancestral locus Anc_1.192); amino-acid sequence: MPKSVRTITSAEDARICVVMVGLPARGKSFIAQKIIRFLSWISVNAKSFNVGQYRREAGALKPTPDFFDMDNDNYFVIRKQAENNAIKDILKWFSEEDGVVAVLDATNSTRERRAGICEILKANKIEPMFIESYSDDESFILRNINEVRKVSPDYSEQDPEMAIKNILLKLQKYEKNYETMTSELDGDLTFIKLVNGAQEAIINRIKTYSESRIAFYVMNLHLKPRCIYLSRHGESVYNVEQKIGGDSCLSERGLKYAQKLPELVTANAGDANLTVWTSTLKRTHETAQYLAYKKLQWKALDELDAGICDGMTYEEIEDKYPDDFKARDDDKYEYRYRGGESYRDVVIRLEPIIMELERQDNILIITHQAVLRCIYAYYMNVPQEESPWMSIPLHTLLKLEPRAYGTKITKIKANIPAVSTYKEKGTSQLGESVTASKASVRDIITSIAGDK
- the VPS35 gene encoding retromer subunit VPS35 (similar to Saccharomyces cerevisiae VPS35 (YJL154C); ancestral locus Anc_1.193), with product MVSKKEIVFDIKEQGVLVSRALKNDLLIEAIRHCAKALKILRSSHIPLPLYFEFYTLIDEKCLSVLSRYLTEAQKTNKVDLNEVYTIIQYTGNILPRLYLLITVGKCFLKSNPEYRIEILKDLAEMTRGEQDPIRGIFLRYYISNNITPVFLTEEFKEVDLSFKCDFIMTNFIECNKLWIRLQFQGFLKERIQHIKDREHIRAIIGLQLLQLSNVLNSDIEKYKSDILPVLNQQLIKCNDVMAQKYIFQVILEVFPVSFHLDTIESLLETTLLLNHDLSISEIVDYLIGRINKGIEKFNIQLIEYTKVFWDYLNELNKKIPSLPLSDFIPLLNNIMDISVDEEKVDNINGYFELLYKKLKGSNVEIGKEEHKLLFDFLIFSNLKRVKCNEKFYFKVLTSSSKWYYDLLQLQPREIKGQIIGTLLSNVVNSNSQLTISSSSQVESLLKISKIMLDDSEGNYIDAAKDIIPKVINFIFMSFKSGTFNNSFEITLKIKNWIYDSNHDFIVNVYPSIINQLWKLVRVCQVIERKYSSNADFCQHYNNLSKQLFRHISRCLGDILMVAKEDDKDSIEMAYKLYLNTATLADQFMLVDISNDFFLQAFELLEEKIINKSFDQISLLKVLIQSLQKTKSLNNEDKVYEDLAIRCVVDASKLLKKQTQSCAISSCSYLWWCKSVTIMSSDKIKSNNKFFKDGKRILECLQKSLRLADSVMDNIMSSQIMLEILEICLYYYDTDEKNETHIGFNYINQLISLIQNTIQSLELEMTTTQFANVERNGELGADKIGLWVMGIGNSYIPITSINDVNSSDDVNNNNKHIDHNNIKPVKELSIQDKIYIPISQFTRILKYIESQKQTNKSYNSINI
- the INO1 gene encoding inositol-3-phosphate synthase INO1 (similar to Saccharomyces cerevisiae INO1 (YJL153C); ancestral locus Anc_1.195): MTLPAFEPKIIVNNDKCTIEGNTLKSKYTYTSNLVTKNDSTNSYIVDTVKKDYEFNVDLNLPKLGIMLVGLGGNNGTTLLASVLANKNNLEFYSKNFKGLKKANYYGSVTQSSTIKLGIDPKTNDEIYVPFTDILPLSNPNDFVITGWDISDLNCFEAMQRACVLEHDLQMQLKDEMEKIKPLKSIYYPDFIALNQNERANHCFNRKSEAEGNKDPLSLDGLTKNKWSHVEQIRDDIRNFKKENNLDKVIVLWTANTERYSTIEAGVNDNADNLLNAIKNDHSEVSPSTIFAVASILEGVPYINGSPQNTFVPGVIDLAEREHSFIAGDDFKSGQTKMKSVLAQFLVDAGIKPLSIASYNHLGNNDGFNLSSPMQFKSKEISKRGVCDDMIESNQILFNDKVGKTIDHCIVIKYLNAVGDSKVAMDEYYSELMLGGHNRISIHNVCEDSLLATPLIIDLLVMTEFCTRVTYKKLGEGATDYEQFYPVLTLLSYWLKAPLTRPGFKPINGLMKQRAALENFLRLLIGLPPLDDLRFEERLI
- the OAF3 gene encoding Oaf3p (similar to Saccharomyces cerevisiae YKR064W; ancestral locus Anc_1.199); its protein translation is MSNVNKTLPIYPKRRNRISVVCTNCKKKKTKCDRNLPCGTCQSTGKDDTCTYIHKVSLKQDTETALAEYGFNNVSSKKGEEDSNSLMNDDVNDITDNVNGTDMDMLSDLTNISTETSTTMGWYANEQRSYLNLAPFGKTSVFKRSSFHQHSIYSNLSMIRQDRYADIFTTFRSIIVRKTVKAYKKDNQKSDSIEFQVENGSNNLENTVTAVNYDKNLHNLKVNEISVTSKDLPKSFSKMDVFEGMTSSNKTSYTNHQLIYKNLIDKYGTSRKWDNDDILNGFSNLNEFMENNMPNKVNFIEIILPFFEKYILKLIPVLDCQILKDEVILLYERVGSKSASIKQFDHIFYCIVLLISRICQISIKYSIGQSNNNSSDIGESQRRNYIDNTILEMRMEKYISIVTALIFRNKLLRKSTLFELINLLLLRFYYWISPELGEGQELEQSQILHSLIVSHCKEIGVSWDIILYDPDYMKVHNDCRPRLTNRNIYNLLYKKIWAYVLYLDRKALLLTGVEFTIGNSYSLNDNILASIGLNKFEENGDNCWYLRMMAVDTLLFKLNNYLHENYTKVNYKKIEELINNIKILIENIEVRYNINNCEELDFELNLLIKQFRMNFTYSQLIWFELNNDIILKNDTMNKLFILAIEMINICYNYFHGQKTNLKFKYTKFYLNKCIEIILNKVISVILQCLIIRLPEKIEDNIENGNKCICDRYTLIKIFFGVCTLYFNEFAYDYYRSFRSMFNAKISYKMFGTNKSNGEKESFTKNFELIIAYLNYKAEKHNTTAVYYNDTMLLTEKLPYINDKKIMTELLLTITENKLVYEGDIEYYRNTVKDMTECSSFYPFNIFLTIYNDAKLNYSCGPISNTKIINGEKDTNGPLNVEIENLGIDNMDITINNITSYSSSNVDQDQEMNVFINELFEPIDILTFF